One Bradyrhizobium sp. ISRA464 genomic window carries:
- a CDS encoding ribonuclease J, with the protein MARPDELTFAPLGGVGEIGMNLSIYGLGNRHQRAWLAVDLGVSFGDEEHLPGIDLIMPDIRFLEKERNNLMGLVLTHAHEDHFGAIIDLWPKLGCKIYATQFSASLFEAKCAAERNPPKIPVTVIPSGGRVDIGPFNVEFIPVAHSIPESHALAIRTEVGTVLHTGDWKIDPTPILGLPTDERRLRELGDEGVLALVGDSTNAVRDGRSPSEAEVAKTIADLVKKAKGRVAVTTFASNVARMKAVADAARAADREVVVVGRAMERAVQVARECGYLNGVQSFRSTEVYGHFPPDKVLALCTGSQGEPRAALARIANDDHPQITLNKGDTVIFSSRTIPGNEKAVGSIINGLVEQGVEVITDRDHLVHVSGHPRRDELRDMISWVRPQLLIPVHGEALHLAEHAKLARAAGVPKVLTCRNGDLVKLGPGDSGIIDELPAGRLYKDGTILEDAKSRAVVERRRMGFAGCAFVAIAMTEQGELADDPEVDLVGMPEKNAAGEMLDDIVFEVVVSTVEGLSRPRRRDPDALAESVRRAVRALLNEQWGKKPICLVHVLTV; encoded by the coding sequence ATGGCGCGCCCGGACGAACTGACCTTTGCGCCGCTCGGCGGCGTCGGCGAGATCGGCATGAACCTGTCGATCTACGGCCTCGGCAATCGCCATCAACGTGCATGGCTCGCGGTCGATCTCGGCGTCTCCTTCGGCGACGAGGAGCATCTGCCCGGCATCGACCTGATCATGCCGGACATCCGCTTCCTGGAGAAAGAGCGCAACAATCTGATGGGCCTGGTGCTCACGCACGCCCATGAGGACCATTTCGGCGCCATCATCGATCTCTGGCCGAAGCTCGGCTGCAAGATCTACGCGACGCAGTTCAGCGCGTCGTTGTTCGAGGCCAAATGCGCCGCCGAGCGCAATCCGCCGAAGATCCCCGTCACGGTGATCCCGTCGGGTGGCCGGGTCGACATCGGCCCGTTCAATGTCGAGTTCATCCCGGTCGCGCATTCGATTCCGGAGTCGCACGCGCTGGCGATCAGGACCGAAGTCGGCACCGTGCTGCACACCGGCGACTGGAAGATCGACCCGACCCCGATCCTCGGGCTGCCGACCGACGAACGGCGGCTGCGCGAACTCGGCGACGAAGGCGTGCTGGCGCTGGTCGGCGATTCCACCAATGCCGTGCGCGACGGCCGGTCGCCGTCGGAAGCCGAGGTCGCGAAGACCATCGCCGACCTCGTGAAGAAGGCGAAGGGGCGGGTGGCCGTCACCACCTTCGCCTCCAACGTCGCGCGCATGAAAGCGGTCGCCGACGCTGCCAGGGCAGCGGACCGCGAAGTCGTCGTGGTCGGCCGCGCCATGGAGCGGGCGGTGCAGGTGGCGCGCGAATGCGGCTATCTCAACGGCGTGCAGAGCTTCCGCAGCACCGAGGTCTATGGGCATTTCCCGCCGGACAAGGTGCTGGCGCTGTGCACCGGCAGCCAGGGCGAGCCGCGCGCGGCGCTGGCGCGGATCGCCAATGACGATCATCCGCAGATCACCCTGAACAAGGGCGACACCGTGATCTTCTCGTCCCGCACCATTCCCGGCAACGAGAAGGCAGTCGGCAGCATCATCAACGGGCTGGTCGAGCAGGGCGTGGAGGTGATCACCGACCGCGACCATCTGGTGCACGTCTCCGGCCATCCGCGCCGCGACGAGCTCCGCGACATGATCTCCTGGGTGCGGCCGCAACTCCTGATTCCCGTGCACGGCGAGGCCCTGCATCTGGCCGAGCACGCCAAGCTGGCGCGCGCCGCCGGCGTGCCGAAAGTTCTGACCTGCCGCAACGGCGACCTGGTCAAGCTCGGACCGGGCGATTCCGGCATCATCGACGAACTGCCGGCCGGCCGGCTCTACAAGGACGGAACCATCCTGGAGGACGCCAAGTCGCGCGCGGTGGTGGAACGGCGGCGGATGGGATTTGCCGGCTGCGCCTTCGTCGCCATCGCCATGACCGAGCAGGGCGAGCTTGCCGACGATCCCGAGGTTGATCTCGTCGGCATGCCGGAGAAGAATGCCGCCGGCGAAATGCTCGATGACATCGTGTTTGAGGTCGTGGTCTCGACGGTCGAGGGCTTGTCGCGGCCGCGGCGGCGCGATCCGGATGCGCTGGCCGAATCGGTGCGCCGTGCGGTGCGGGCATTGTTGAACGAGCAATGGGGCAAGAAGCCGATCTGCCTCGTGCACGTTCTGACGGTCTGA
- the mce gene encoding methylmalonyl-CoA epimerase, protein MLGRLNHVAIAVKDAKKAAKIYGTAFNAEISDAVPLPEHGVVTVFVTLPNTKIEFIEPLGEASPIAKFVERNADGGIHHVCYDVPDIIAARDRLVAEGARVLGDGQPKIGAHGKPVLFFHPKDFSGALVEIEQA, encoded by the coding sequence ATGCTGGGCCGGCTCAATCACGTCGCGATTGCGGTCAAGGACGCCAAGAAGGCGGCCAAGATCTATGGCACGGCCTTCAACGCCGAGATTTCCGACGCCGTGCCGCTGCCGGAGCACGGCGTCGTCACTGTGTTCGTGACGCTGCCGAACACCAAGATCGAGTTCATCGAGCCGCTGGGCGAGGCCTCGCCGATCGCGAAGTTCGTCGAGCGCAATGCCGACGGCGGCATCCACCATGTCTGTTATGACGTACCCGACATCATCGCCGCCCGCGACCGCCTGGTCGCCGAGGGCGCGCGTGTGCTCGGCGACGGCCAGCCGAAGATCGGCGCCCACGGCAAGCCGGTGCTGTTCTTCCACCCCAAGGATTTCTCCGGCGCCTTGGTCGAGATCGAACAGGCCTGA
- a CDS encoding DUF1467 family protein, with protein MAYQISTGLAIYFVLWWIVLFLTLPFGVRSEQEDGVGAPGTDPGAPVLAQMGRKLLWTTLLSAVIFTIGMWAYYAGYLSIERLSRLMGMPAFHN; from the coding sequence ATGGCGTACCAGATTTCCACCGGGCTTGCGATCTACTTCGTCCTTTGGTGGATCGTGCTGTTCCTGACGCTGCCGTTCGGCGTGCGCAGCGAGCAAGAGGACGGGGTTGGTGCGCCCGGCACCGATCCCGGTGCGCCGGTCCTGGCGCAGATGGGACGCAAGCTACTCTGGACCACGCTGCTCTCGGCCGTGATCTTCACGATCGGGATGTGGGCCTATTACGCCGGCTATCTCTCGATCGAGCGGTTGTCGAGACTGATGGGGATGCCGGCGTTCCACAACTGA
- the mtnK gene encoding S-methyl-5-thioribose kinase, with protein MNLQAQPGSGQSQYRILRESDLRDYLAGLPAIVAHLGGAPADWSISEVGDGNLNLVFIVKGTSGGIAVKQALPYVRLVGESWPLPLSRAHYEHLALVHQARLAPKLVPSVLHHDGPLALTAMELLEPHIIMRKGLIGATRYPRFVEDISTFLAQTLFFSSDLALSAAEKKEGIAAFAGNHALCKITEDLIFTDPYRIAEQNRWTAPYLDATAAAFREDFELHVAISRLKLKFMASPEALIHGDLHTGSIMVTERETRVIDPEFAFYGPMGFDIGAVIGNLIMAYLASAGHERTPGERASFEAWLLETVEGVWTEFARKFLALWRTEAKGDGYPVSLFSGEAGAARLEAERQVYMARLLQDTVGFAAAKTIRRILGLAHNIDFEWIADEEQRAICEARSLRLARRMMLEAPSFTTIGAVTGAAREVRNWQPEFVR; from the coding sequence ATGAACCTGCAGGCGCAACCGGGCTCCGGGCAGAGCCAATACCGAATCCTGCGCGAGTCCGATCTGCGGGATTACCTCGCGGGCCTGCCCGCGATCGTCGCGCACCTCGGCGGAGCGCCGGCCGACTGGTCGATCAGCGAGGTCGGCGACGGCAATCTGAACCTCGTCTTCATCGTCAAGGGCACGAGCGGCGGCATCGCCGTCAAGCAGGCGCTGCCCTATGTGCGCCTGGTCGGCGAGAGCTGGCCGCTGCCGCTCTCGCGCGCCCACTACGAGCATCTGGCGCTGGTGCATCAGGCGCGGCTGGCGCCGAAGCTGGTGCCGTCGGTGCTGCACCATGACGGCCCGCTCGCGCTGACCGCAATGGAGCTGCTCGAGCCCCATATCATCATGCGCAAGGGGCTGATCGGTGCCACGCGCTACCCGCGCTTCGTCGAGGACATCTCGACCTTCCTGGCCCAGACGCTGTTCTTCTCGTCCGACCTTGCGCTCTCGGCCGCGGAGAAGAAGGAGGGAATCGCGGCGTTCGCCGGTAACCATGCGCTCTGCAAGATCACCGAGGATCTGATCTTCACCGATCCTTATCGCATCGCCGAGCAGAACCGCTGGACCGCGCCTTACCTCGATGCGACCGCGGCTGCCTTCCGCGAGGATTTCGAACTGCATGTCGCGATCTCAAGGCTCAAGCTGAAGTTCATGGCGAGCCCCGAGGCGCTGATCCATGGCGACCTGCACACCGGCTCGATCATGGTTACCGAGCGCGAGACTCGGGTGATCGACCCCGAATTCGCGTTCTACGGCCCGATGGGGTTCGATATCGGAGCCGTCATCGGCAATCTGATCATGGCCTATCTCGCCTCGGCAGGGCACGAGCGCACGCCCGGCGAGCGCGCCTCGTTCGAGGCCTGGCTGTTGGAGACGGTCGAGGGCGTCTGGACCGAGTTTGCTCGAAAATTTCTTGCGTTGTGGCGAACTGAGGCCAAGGGCGACGGCTATCCGGTGTCGCTGTTTTCCGGCGAGGCGGGCGCCGCGCGGCTGGAAGCGGAGCGGCAGGTCTACATGGCGCGGCTGTTGCAGGACACGGTTGGCTTCGCCGCCGCCAAGACCATCCGCCGCATTCTCGGCCTCGCGCACAACATCGATTTCGAGTGGATCGCGGACGAGGAGCAGCGCGCGATCTGCGAGGCGCGCAGCCTCAGGCTGGCACGCCGGATGATGCTGGAGGCGCCGTCCTTCACGACGATCGGGGCGGTGACCGGGGCGGCGCGCGAGGTCCGCAACTGGCAGCCGGAGTTTGTTCGATAG
- a CDS encoding IS1182 family transposase codes for MANRTFKAGDSREQPSLLPPRIEDYVGQQNPVRAIDSFVGALDLSKLGFRHADRAADEVGQPPYDPADLLKLYLYGYINQIRSSRRLEREACRNLELIWLLKNMKPGYRTIANFRKENWAALKAANRSFVLLLRDLGLIGGTFVAIDGALFHGNASKGSIFTQGKLAKQIAALDKEIEAYGKALEANDAEEAKRCAGPGDGSKGSGDVGEKVKELMARRERAQADLKNLETSDKGQLSKTDPDARLLSKGDQTIAGYNVQSVVDDKHTLIVASEVVNRNDAGHLHEMAKAAKEALDVETLQVAADAGYSTSEDLKACEDDGIVAYVPLHEGNGKLKEGRLSRKDFSYDANADAYRCPAGELLRPTEGRWTNTSGRIEIRYLARKAACAACPLSARCLAPKAPYRSIARWEHEDVLERHRMRMQSAEAATLMRRRSAIVEHPFGTLKCRAGYQHFLVRGFDKVRGEWSLMALCYNFTRVLSILGFDRFVAYLAEKTRIAGANLLAATLRAIRLALRPFRAKISLSLVVSAFRAAPAP; via the coding sequence ATGGCGAATCGGACGTTCAAGGCCGGCGACAGCCGGGAGCAACCCAGTCTTCTTCCTCCCCGGATTGAGGACTATGTCGGACAGCAGAATCCGGTGCGGGCGATCGACAGTTTCGTTGGCGCGCTCGACCTTTCAAAGCTCGGCTTCCGCCATGCGGATCGTGCCGCGGACGAAGTGGGGCAGCCGCCCTACGATCCGGCCGATCTGCTGAAGCTCTACCTTTACGGCTACATCAACCAGATCAGGTCGTCGCGGCGGTTGGAGCGGGAGGCCTGCCGCAATCTGGAGCTGATCTGGCTGTTGAAGAACATGAAGCCGGGCTATCGGACGATCGCCAACTTCCGCAAGGAGAACTGGGCGGCGCTCAAGGCCGCGAACCGCAGTTTCGTGCTGCTCCTGCGCGACCTCGGCCTGATCGGTGGGACCTTCGTTGCGATCGACGGGGCGCTATTCCATGGTAACGCCAGCAAGGGCAGCATCTTCACGCAAGGGAAGCTGGCCAAACAGATCGCCGCGTTGGACAAGGAGATCGAGGCTTATGGCAAGGCCCTTGAAGCCAACGATGCCGAGGAAGCCAAGCGATGTGCCGGTCCGGGAGATGGCAGCAAGGGCAGCGGCGATGTCGGCGAGAAGGTGAAGGAGCTGATGGCCCGGCGCGAGCGCGCGCAAGCCGACCTCAAGAACCTGGAGACAAGCGACAAGGGGCAACTCTCGAAGACCGATCCCGACGCAAGGCTTCTGAGCAAGGGCGACCAGACCATTGCGGGTTACAACGTGCAGAGCGTCGTTGACGACAAGCACACGCTCATCGTTGCCAGCGAGGTCGTCAACCGCAACGACGCGGGCCATCTTCATGAGATGGCAAAGGCGGCAAAAGAGGCCCTCGACGTCGAGACTCTGCAGGTGGCGGCCGATGCCGGCTATTCCACCAGCGAGGACCTGAAGGCCTGCGAGGATGACGGCATTGTTGCCTATGTGCCGCTGCACGAGGGCAATGGCAAGCTCAAGGAAGGCCGCCTCAGCCGCAAGGACTTCAGTTACGATGCGAACGCCGATGCCTACCGTTGCCCGGCCGGCGAGCTGCTGCGCCCGACGGAAGGGCGCTGGACGAACACGAGCGGCCGCATCGAGATCCGCTACCTGGCGCGCAAGGCGGCCTGCGCAGCATGTCCCCTGAGCGCGCGGTGTCTTGCCCCGAAGGCGCCTTACCGGAGCATCGCGCGCTGGGAACACGAGGACGTTCTCGAACGTCACCGCATGAGGATGCAAAGCGCCGAGGCTGCCACATTGATGCGCCGCCGTTCCGCCATCGTCGAGCACCCTTTCGGAACACTCAAATGCCGCGCCGGCTATCAGCACTTTCTCGTGCGCGGCTTCGACAAGGTCCGCGGCGAATGGAGCCTGATGGCGCTTTGCTACAACTTCACCCGCGTGCTCAGCATTCTCGGCTTCGACCGCTTCGTCGCGTACCTTGCAGAAAAGACGCGCATTGCCGGCGCAAACCTCCTTGCGGCCACTCTGCGCGCCATTCGGCTTGCTTTGCGGCCCTTCCGCGCCAAAATCTCGCTGTCGCTCGTCGTCAGTGCTTTCCGAGCCGCCCCAGCCCCTTAG
- a CDS encoding ABC transporter permease, which produces MASSDSATARADHKRSRGLAPFLRSQMRNIAPFLTLIFLSAFFAIASPSFATLDNVGNILTQVSVTGIIAVGLTFVILCAEIDLSIASIANVTGIAVAYFTLQESYVNIANVPMSGWAAILLALALCALLGVVNALGLTMIGIPSFIMTLAMMQIAAGVSALLVRGQIAYKVPDLITTLGSGSIGGIPWIVIVAAVMLLGGHLVLTYTRFGRYVYMVGGNREAAEFSGLNVKLILGSVMVISAVCSGIGGMLGVAHFGSAQQNEFDTYLLDSIAAVVVGGTSLFGGRGGIGNTIVGLFVLGVLNNGLDHVNIDSFLKILIRGLILLAALIINVYAQRLREQAAE; this is translated from the coding sequence ATGGCAAGCAGTGACAGCGCGACAGCGCGAGCGGATCACAAGCGGTCGCGCGGGCTGGCGCCCTTCCTGCGCTCGCAGATGCGCAACATCGCGCCGTTCCTGACGCTCATTTTCCTCAGTGCCTTCTTCGCCATCGCGAGCCCGTCGTTTGCGACCCTCGACAATGTCGGCAACATCCTCACGCAAGTGTCGGTCACCGGCATCATCGCCGTCGGCCTCACCTTCGTCATCCTGTGCGCCGAGATCGACCTCTCGATCGCCAGCATCGCCAACGTGACCGGCATCGCGGTTGCCTACTTCACGCTGCAGGAATCCTACGTCAACATCGCCAATGTGCCGATGTCCGGCTGGGCCGCGATCCTGCTGGCGCTGGCGCTGTGCGCGCTGCTCGGCGTGGTCAATGCGCTGGGACTGACCATGATCGGCATCCCCTCCTTCATCATGACCCTCGCCATGATGCAGATCGCCGCCGGCGTCTCCGCGCTGCTGGTGCGCGGCCAGATCGCCTACAAGGTGCCGGACCTGATCACGACGCTCGGCTCCGGCTCGATCGGCGGCATCCCCTGGATCGTGATCGTCGCCGCCGTGATGCTGCTCGGCGGCCATCTGGTGCTGACCTACACGCGGTTCGGCCGCTACGTCTATATGGTCGGCGGCAATCGCGAGGCCGCGGAGTTTTCCGGCCTCAACGTCAAGCTCATCCTCGGCAGCGTGATGGTGATCTCGGCGGTCTGCTCGGGGATCGGCGGCATGCTCGGGGTGGCGCATTTCGGCAGCGCCCAGCAGAACGAGTTCGATACCTATCTCCTGGATTCCATCGCGGCCGTGGTGGTCGGCGGCACCAGCCTGTTCGGCGGCCGCGGCGGCATCGGCAACACCATCGTCGGCCTGTTCGTGCTCGGCGTGCTCAACAACGGCCTCGACCACGTCAATATCGACAGCTTCCTGAAGATCCTGATCCGCGGCCTGATCCTGCTCGCCGCGCTGATCATCAACGTCTACGCGCAGCGGCTGCGCGAGCAGGCGGCGGAGTGA
- a CDS encoding sugar ABC transporter ATP-binding protein, translating to MSQGRSPILELNQITKAFGGVEALRGVDFSLYAGEIHGLVGENGAGKSTLMKIIAGVHPEFSGRFMLDGKETRFRSARDAHAAGIGMVHQELSVAPDLTVAENVFLGNQPTNRLGLVQWRRMAREAGEQLARFGIDVDPMSRLGDLPIGLQQLIEIARVLFSGARIIILDEPTSALSPPEVERLFATLRKLRDEGTSIVFISHFIEDILRVSDTVTVFRNGRKIAETASAATTKGALIEAMIGRGGEVLEHSYTDDLMLPQSGDGSVVLKVNQLSLGRSLQDVSFEARAGEVLGIYGFMGCGQLELSRILFGKLKPDGGTLAVDGSSKTFRSTAAARRAGIALVPESRRAMLFHQEPVYKNVSISILDRISALLLKPVRERAIAQRQVEQLQIRPPVVGLDLGMLSGGNQQKVALAKWLTYPPRLLVLCEPTRGMDVGAKNDVINIVRDLRAKGLAIIVLSTEPETVLSLADRILVLKRGAVVREFAGEAVSKDRLLEAA from the coding sequence ATGTCGCAGGGACGCTCCCCGATCCTCGAGTTGAACCAGATCACGAAGGCCTTCGGCGGTGTCGAAGCCCTTCGTGGGGTCGACTTTTCGCTCTATGCCGGCGAGATCCATGGTCTCGTCGGCGAAAACGGCGCAGGAAAAAGCACGCTGATGAAGATCATCGCCGGCGTGCACCCGGAGTTTTCCGGCCGCTTCATGCTTGATGGCAAGGAGACCCGCTTCCGCTCGGCCCGCGACGCGCACGCGGCCGGCATCGGCATGGTGCATCAGGAGCTCAGTGTCGCCCCCGACCTGACGGTCGCCGAGAACGTCTTCCTCGGCAACCAGCCGACCAATCGGCTCGGGCTGGTGCAGTGGCGGCGGATGGCGCGCGAGGCCGGCGAGCAGCTCGCCCGCTTCGGCATCGACGTCGATCCGATGAGCAGGCTCGGCGACCTGCCGATCGGCCTGCAGCAACTGATCGAGATCGCCCGCGTGCTGTTCTCCGGCGCGCGCATCATCATCCTGGACGAGCCGACCTCGGCGCTCTCGCCGCCGGAGGTCGAGCGTCTGTTTGCGACGCTGCGCAAGCTGCGCGACGAAGGCACCAGCATCGTCTTCATCTCGCATTTCATCGAAGACATCCTGCGTGTCTCCGACACCGTGACCGTGTTCCGGAACGGGCGGAAGATCGCGGAGACTGCGTCCGCCGCCACCACCAAGGGCGCTCTGATCGAGGCCATGATCGGCCGCGGCGGCGAAGTGCTGGAGCACAGCTACACCGACGATCTCATGCTGCCACAGTCGGGCGACGGTTCGGTGGTCCTGAAGGTCAACCAGCTCTCGCTCGGCCGCAGCCTGCAGGACGTCTCGTTCGAGGCCCGCGCCGGAGAGGTGCTCGGGATCTACGGTTTCATGGGTTGCGGGCAGCTGGAGCTGTCGCGCATCCTGTTCGGCAAGCTGAAGCCGGACGGCGGAACGCTGGCGGTCGACGGCTCCTCCAAGACATTCCGCAGCACCGCGGCGGCGAGGCGTGCGGGTATCGCGCTGGTGCCCGAGAGCCGGCGCGCCATGCTGTTCCACCAGGAACCGGTCTACAAGAACGTCTCGATCAGCATCCTCGACCGAATCTCCGCCCTGCTGCTCAAGCCGGTCCGGGAGCGCGCGATCGCGCAGCGGCAGGTCGAGCAATTGCAGATCCGGCCGCCGGTCGTCGGCCTCGACCTCGGCATGCTCTCCGGCGGCAACCAGCAGAAGGTGGCGCTGGCGAAATGGCTGACCTACCCTCCGCGTCTTTTGGTGTTGTGCGAGCCGACCCGCGGCATGGATGTCGGCGCCAAGAACGACGTGATCAACATCGTCCGCGACCTCCGCGCCAAGGGACTCGCGATCATCGTGCTGTCGACGGAACCGGAAACGGTGCTGTCGCTGGCCGACCGGATCCTGGTGCTGAAGCGCGGCGCGGTGGTGCGTGAATTCGCCGGCGAGGCGGTGAGCAAGGATCGCCTGCTGGAGGCGGCTTGA
- a CDS encoding sugar ABC transporter substrate-binding protein gives MDKTPTSRRDLLQMAAAGGAAAVLFGGMNVNPALAAEMGRSEKPLKAAFSNAGLQATWCAQGKKAAEFWGKLFNVEVTWFDGQLDAVKQRAAIDNMASQKWDFVAIQAFGIGTLTQPVQKMIDAGIPVIDMDTLIAPLDQINVHFFLAPDNEFMGASVTQALCNAIGGKGKIIMTQGALGHTGAQGRAKGFNSVVKQFPNIEVLDTQPADWDVSKTARLWETYLTKYPQIDAAFFHNDDMALAAYNIMKAHNRTNILIGGVDAMPPAIQAVSEGRMYATVRNPSCRIHGGAIIAGVAAVVAGEKSGKGIPKNVVTDGPVVTKANAPGMQWMEDHFLI, from the coding sequence ATGGATAAAACTCCGACGTCACGACGCGATCTTCTGCAAATGGCGGCAGCCGGCGGAGCGGCAGCAGTGCTGTTCGGCGGGATGAACGTCAACCCCGCGCTCGCAGCCGAAATGGGCCGCTCGGAAAAGCCGCTGAAGGCCGCATTCTCCAACGCGGGACTGCAGGCGACGTGGTGCGCGCAGGGCAAGAAGGCGGCCGAGTTCTGGGGCAAGCTGTTCAACGTCGAGGTCACATGGTTTGACGGCCAGCTTGACGCCGTCAAGCAACGCGCCGCGATCGACAATATGGCGTCGCAGAAATGGGATTTCGTCGCGATCCAGGCGTTCGGCATCGGCACCCTCACCCAACCCGTACAGAAGATGATCGACGCCGGCATTCCCGTGATCGACATGGATACGCTGATCGCGCCGCTCGACCAGATCAACGTCCACTTCTTCCTCGCTCCCGACAACGAGTTCATGGGCGCGTCGGTGACGCAGGCGCTCTGCAACGCGATCGGCGGCAAGGGCAAGATCATCATGACCCAGGGCGCGCTCGGTCACACCGGCGCGCAGGGCCGCGCCAAGGGCTTCAACTCGGTGGTGAAGCAATTTCCGAACATCGAGGTGCTGGACACCCAGCCCGCCGACTGGGACGTCTCCAAGACCGCCCGCCTCTGGGAGACCTATCTGACGAAGTACCCGCAGATCGACGCAGCCTTCTTCCACAATGACGACATGGCGCTCGCCGCCTACAACATCATGAAGGCGCACAACCGCACCAACATCCTGATCGGCGGCGTCGACGCCATGCCGCCGGCGATCCAGGCAGTGAGCGAAGGCCGCATGTACGCGACCGTCCGCAACCCGTCCTGCCGCATCCATGGCGGCGCCATCATCGCGGGCGTGGCCGCCGTGGTCGCCGGCGAGAAGAGCGGCAAGGGCATCCCGAAGAATGTCGTGACCGACGGCCCCGTGGTGACCAAGGCCAACGCCCCCGGCATGCAGTGGATGGAGGATCACTTCCTGATCTGA
- a CDS encoding globin — MTSSTNPIEHSFELAAACCDDLTPLVYRRLFREHPEAQAMFRTEGSDPVKGSMLSLTIEAILDFAGERTGHFRLIECEVSSHDAYGTPRELFVGFFGVIAATLRELLAEQWSSDIDAAWHKLLHDLETVVRQHAG, encoded by the coding sequence ATGACGTCATCAACAAATCCGATCGAGCATAGCTTCGAGCTCGCCGCCGCGTGCTGCGACGATCTCACGCCGCTGGTCTATCGCCGCCTGTTCCGCGAACACCCCGAGGCGCAGGCGATGTTTCGCACCGAAGGCAGCGATCCGGTGAAGGGCTCGATGCTGTCGCTCACGATCGAGGCCATCCTCGATTTTGCCGGCGAGCGCACCGGACATTTCCGGCTGATCGAATGCGAGGTGTCGTCGCATGACGCCTACGGCACGCCGCGCGAGCTGTTCGTCGGGTTCTTCGGCGTGATCGCCGCAACCCTGCGCGAGCTTCTCGCCGAGCAATGGTCGAGCGACATCGATGCTGCGTGGCACAAGCTGCTGCACGACCTCGAGACCGTCGTTCGGCAGCACGCGGGTTAG
- a CDS encoding DUF2946 family protein: MGFAMRRRLKNFLPIVLVALLVQIFAPIGACWAASLAASDPLAAAGICHVDPSSGGGQGDQAGQHAHDGCCAVCSVLQTGAPIDTPQVSASPAERAASQVAWHDFASVLVRSRIGSHAQARAPPFLS, from the coding sequence ATGGGTTTCGCGATGCGCCGGCGGCTGAAGAATTTTCTGCCCATAGTCCTGGTTGCCCTGCTGGTGCAGATTTTTGCACCGATCGGGGCCTGCTGGGCGGCGAGCCTTGCCGCGTCCGACCCGCTGGCCGCTGCCGGCATCTGCCATGTCGACCCGAGCTCAGGGGGCGGGCAGGGCGACCAGGCTGGTCAGCACGCCCATGACGGCTGTTGCGCGGTGTGCAGCGTGCTGCAGACCGGGGCTCCCATCGATACCCCGCAAGTATCCGCTTCGCCCGCCGAACGCGCGGCGAGCCAGGTCGCCTGGCACGATTTCGCGTCCGTGCTGGTTCGCTCTCGCATCGGTTCGCACGCGCAGGCGCGCGCGCCTCCATTTCTGTCCTGA